The Cetobacterium somerae sequence TTTTGGTCATAGCTATATCTAACTTACTCCAAATACAAGTTGTTGAGCACTCATCGTCTACACAAGAACAATTTTTACTTTTATTATTCTCATTACAATCAATAACTTTAACTTCATCATCTAATATTTTATACAATTCATGTAATGTTATATCCTCTGGCTCCATTGAAAGTTTATATCCTCCATTTGGTCCTCTCTTACCTTGAATTATATTTTCATTTTTTAATTTAAATAAAATTTGTTCTAAATATTGAACTGAAATATCTTCTGATTCTGATATCTCTTTTATTCGAGCTAAATTCCCTTTTTGAGAAGCTTCAGCTATATATACTAACGCTTTTACACCATATCTAACTTTTGTACTTATTTTCATCCTCTTACTCCTTTATCTCAAAATGATTATAAGCCTTTTCTGTAACCATTCTACCACGACTAGTTCTTTTAATATAACCAATTTTAACTAAATAGGGTTCATACACTTCTTCAATTGTTCTTCTGTCTTCTCCCAACATTAAGGCTAACGTTTCAACGCCTACCGGACCACCACCATAATTTTCTATTATAGCTTTTATAATATCTCTGTCTAATTCGTCTAATCCTTGCTTATCTACCCCTAAAATGCTCAGCGCCTTTATTGCACTATTTAAATCAACAACTCCATTTCCTTTAATTTCACAATAATCTCTAACTCTTTTTAATAATCTATTTGCAATTCTAGGAGTTCCTCTACTTCTTAGTGCAATCTCTTTTGCTCCGTCCTCTTCAACCTTAACCCCTAAAATAGCTCCACCTCTTTTTACTATTCCTTCAAGTTCATCTTCTTTATAATAATCCATTCTATGAACCACACCAAATCTGTCTCTAAGAGGTGAACTTAAAAGTCCAGCTCTTGTTGTAGCTCCAATCAATGTAAATGGCGGTAACTCTATTCTTATTGATCTTGCTGAAGGTCCCTTTCCAATAATAATATCTAACTCTCCATCTTCCATAGCTGGATATAAAATCTCCTCTACCGACGTATTCAATCTATGAATTTCATCAATAAATAATATATCATTCTCTTCTAATGATGTTAAAATAGCTGCTAAATCTCCAGCTTTATCTAATATTGGGCCTGAAGTTATTTTTAAGTTAACTCCCATCTCTGTAGCTATTACTCCTGCTAAAGTTGTTTTTCCTAATCCCGGTGGTCCATATAAAAGAATATGGTCTATACATCCACCTCTTTTTTTTGCAGCTTCTATAAAAATACTCATTTTTTCTTTTAGTGATTCTTGACCGATATATTCAGCTAATCTTTTTGGTCTAAGATTTTTTTGAACTTCTCCTTCAAATTCCAACTCTTCATTAGAAACTATCCTATCCATTTTTTCTCCTTAAATAAAAACTGTTATTACAAATTGTACAACTCCAATAAGTCCACCTAAAATAGCTCCAATTATTTCTATATGTTTCAATTCTTTCTTTGCTAAAGAAAAAGTTATTCTCTCTAGCTCTTCCAAAGAAAATCCATCTACTTTTTCAACTATAATCTCTTTAAAATCAACATTTTTTTCTAAAGTTTCAAATAACATTCCAATTATTTGATCTTTATTTTCCATTATCGATCCTTTTATAGCATCTTTTATTTTATTTAAAGCTGATTCATTTAAAAACATAGCTATCATTGGAAATCTCGTTGTTATCTCTGATGCTAACTTTTTTTCTAATATACTATCAATTACTCTTTCCATTTCAACGTCTAAATTTGCATTTTCTAATTTTTTTGTTATATCATCTAATGATATTAGTTCATTTTGAATTGTATCTGCTAAAGTTATTCCTATTTCATGTCTTCTTTTAGGAATTAAACCTTGGATTTTAAAAAACCCTAAATTTATCTCTTTATATGGTCTAAATAACATCTTTATTGCAATATAGTTTGTAACCCATCCAATCATTGATCCAATAACAATTAAAAGTAACGCTTTTACTAACATCTTCTCACCTTTTCAATTCCTTATCAGTTTTATAAATTATTATTTATTATACCATTTTATACCTATATATCCAATACATTTTTTGGGCTTTTACTTCTAAAAAAATCACTAACCTTGATTTTTTTCTTGTATTATTTTTTATTTGTGTTATAATACTTCAAATAATTATGAGGAGGAAAGTAATGAAACAAAAAATAGTTTTTAATACAAATGCATATTACTACTATTATTTAACCTAGGATTGGTATTTTTGTTTCATGAAAAAATACGAATCCATTTTGCGTTACTTTAATAGTAGTGAGTGGATTTGTTACATAGAACTGGTAAATTACAGCCTGTGGATAAAATCCACAGGCTTTTTTGTTTTTTTAAAAAATTTTTAGGAGGAGTTTATTATGTTTATTTTAGAAAGTATCGTTAATTTTTTAAATTCAATTCTTTGGGGAAAAAATATACTAGTTGTTTTACTTATTTTTTCAGGTGTTTTCTTTACAGTAAAAACCAATTTTGTTCAACTTCGTTTTTTAAAGCATATGGTCAAGCTTTTAACGGATAAATCAAATAGTGATTCTGAAAATCTTTCACCTTTTCAAGCCTTTTGTATAAGTACTGCAACTAGAGTTGGAGCTGGTAATTTAGCGGGTGTTGTCAGTGCAATTTCTATTGGTGGTGCAGGTTCAATTTTCTGGATGTGGGTTGTTGCTTTTTTAGGTTCTGCTACAGCATTTGTAGAAACTACTTTAGCTATGATATTTAGAGAAAAAGATAAAACTGGTCATTTTTATGGTGGTCCTTGCTTTTTTTTAAAAAATGGTCTTGGTAAAAAAAGTTGGGGTATTGCTTTTGTAATAACTGGTATTATTTGTTGGGCAGGAGTTTTACAAGTTGTTTCAAACTCTGTTACCGAATCATTTAATGTAGCTTTTAATATTAGTCCAATGGTTATTTCTGCTCTTTTAACACTATTAGCAGCTATTGTAATCTTTGGAAAAACAGATAAAACAGCTAAAGTTTTAGATAAAGTAGTTCCTATTATGGCTGTAATGTACCTTGTTATTGTCTTTTTTATAATCATTAAAAACTTCGCTCTTTTACCTCAAGTTTTTTCTCAAATATTCTCAGAAGCTTTTGGAATTAGACAAGGAGTTGGAGGAACTATTGGAGCTATTATTATGCAAGGAGTTAAAAGAGGGTTGTTTTCTAACGAGGCTGGAACAGGTAGTGCCCCTTGTGCTGCGGCTAGTGCTACAGTTTCTCATCCAGTTCAGCAAGGATTAATTCAAAGCTTAGGAGTTTTCGTAGATACTTTTATAATCTGTACAGCTACAGCTTTAGTTATGCTACTTACTAAAGCCTCTGTTATAGATGGATTAAATGGTATGGAGTTATTACAAAAATCATTCAATTACCATCTGGGTTCAACTTTCGGTGAAATATTTGTAGCTATAATACTTTTTCTTTTCTGTTTCTCTACTCTTTTAGGAATCTGCTTCTACGGAAAAGTTAATGTTAAATTTTTAACTGATAAAGAGTTTGGACAAATACTTTTTAAAATCTTTGCTCTTTCAATGATCTTTATAGGAGGAATACAACAAAATTTCTTTATGTGGAATCTTGCTGATCTTGGTTTAGCTCTTATGACTATTATTAATTTATCTGGTGTATTCCCTCTATCAAAATTTGCATTTGATTCATTAAAGGATTACCAGTCTAGATTTAATCCTATAAAGGCATAATAAAAAAGGAGAAAAACATTGTTTTTCTCCTTTTTTTATTTTATTTAGCGTACTCTACAGCTCTAGTTTCTCTTAATATTGTTACTTTTATTTGTCCTGGATACTGCATAGTCTCTTCTATTCTCTTAGCTATGTCTCTAGCCATTTTTGTAGCTGCATCATCTGATACAATTTCTGGATTTATTATAATTCTTATCTCTCTACCAGCTTGAATTGCATAAGAAGATTCCACTCCATCAAATGAAGTTGCTATCTCTTCTAATCCTTCTAATCTTTTTAGATATGTTGATAATGTTTCTCTTCTTGCTCCTGGTCTTGAAGCTGATATTGCATCTGATGCTTGAACTAAAATAGCCTCTACACTTTCAAATTCAACTTCGTTATGATGAGCCATAACAGCATTTATAACTGCTGGTTTTTCACCAAATTTTTTCAAGAACTCTCCTCCAATTATTGCATGAGAAGCTTCTATATCATGATCTAAAACTTTTCCTACGTCATGTAGAAGTCCAGCTCTTTTTGCTAACTTAGTATCTGCACCTAACTCAGCTGCTAGATTTGCAGCTAATTTAGCTACCTCTATCGAGTGAGTTAAAACATTTTGACCATAACTTGTTCTATATTTCAACTTACCTAATGTTTTAATAATTTCCATATGCATTCCTGGAATTCCTAACTCTAAAAGAGCCTGTTCTCCAGCTTCGATAATATCTTTATCAATTTCTTTTCTAGATTTATTAACAACCTCTTCTATCTTACCTGGATGAATTCTTCCATCATTTATAAGTTTTTCAATTGCTCTTCTAGCAACTTCTCTTTTTACACCATCAAAACTTGATAAAACAACAGCTTCTGGAGTATCATCTATTATTATATCTACACCTGTTAAAGCCTCTATCGTTCTTATGTTTCTTCCTTCTCTACCTATAATTCTACCTTTCATTTCATCATTTGGTAAATTTACAACTGATACAGTAGCATCTGCAACGAATTCTGAAGAAGCCTTTCCTATTGCTGTTGATAGAATTCTTTTTGACAATCTATCTTTTTCATCTTCTAATTTATTCTCATATTCTCTTATTGCTAAAGCAGTCTCATGAACTAAATCATCTTTTAATTTAGAAATTAACATCTCTTTAGCTTCATTTCTTGTCATTTCTGAAATTCTTTCTAAAGTTTCCTCTTGAACCTTTTTTAAGTCTTCTATTTCAGTTTTCTTATTTTCTAAGTGTTGGTTAATCTCTTCTAACTCTACAGCTCTGCTTTCAACTTTTTCTATTTTAGACTCTAAAGTTTCCTCTTTTTTAGCTAATCTTCCCTCTTTTTGTAACAACTCATTTTTCGCTATCTTTATCTCTTTTTCAGCTTCCTCTTTCATTTGGTAAACTGTTTCTTTCGCTTTTATTTCTATCTCTTTACTTTTTGCTAAAGATTCTTTTTCTGCTCTTTCTAATATTTCTTTAGCTTTTATTTTAGCTTTTAACTTTTCATCTTCTAAGTTATTAAGCTCCTCTATCTTCTTATCTATAGTAGATTTTTTATACATAATACTAAATATTATTGCAAACCCAACTATAGCTAATCCAACTCCTAACATTAAGTTCATAGTCTCTCCTTTTTGTAAATATTATCTAAAACTAGCTATTGCTTCCTCTTCTGTTGCATAAATATCAAATAACTCATCTAATCCAATCATTTCAAATATAGTTTTTATATGATCATTTAATCCCACTAATTTTATATCTCCACCTAAATCTCTTACAACTCTTAACTTTCCTCTTAATATACCCATAGCTAAGCTGTTTATATGAACTAAATCACTAAAATCTATTACAAATTTATTTATATCAAGCTCTATTTGCTTTGCTATTCTCTCTTTTAATTTTGGTGCTACTAATGCATCTAATTCTCCACATACCTTTATTACTCTTACATCATCCACTGTTTTTTCAATTATTTCAAAATTTGTAGTCATGTTAAATTTCCTCCTTAACTCTCTTTTCAACTTTTATTTTTGTTCCATTAATCTTCTTTTCTACTTTAAAATTATCTGCCATAGCTTTTGCTAAAAAAAGCCCCATTCCGCCTTCATCTTTACTAATTTTAGACTCATCAAATCCAACTCCATTATCCTCAACTACTAAATGAATAATATCATTATTTTTTTGAAGCTCTATAATTATATCACCAGATTTATATTCATAGCCATGTTCTATAACATTTGTTGCTAGTTCATCAACAATAGATAAAATTTTCATTATATCCTTCTGTTCAACCTTTTGATGTTCTAAATATGTTTTAGTCATTGCTCTAATGATAGAAAGATTTTTTAAAGAGGATGGAACATACAGCTTTATTTCATTCTGCATTTTTTCACCTTCTCTCTGTAAATTTGGTTATTTTCCAATCACCATTTAAATATTTATACTCTACATTAAAGTAAAGAACTTCTTCACCAAGCCTAATTCCTATAGTATTTTCTCCCAAATTTCTAGTAATTTTTGGTTTTGTAAAGTACAACTTTACTTTAGACAAGTCATATTCTGAAAGTTTATTTATAGCATATCTCTCTCTAAATGAGACATCTAAGCTTTCTTTTAATCTTGTCACATTGTTCACCTGTAAATCTTTTTGAATAAGCTCTAATTTAGATACTAACTTTTCGTCAACATTTGATAAATTTTCATTATATCCTTTATCTAAATTTGAACAAGAAGCAGTCAAAATCATTAAAAATATAACATAAATCTTCTTTATCATCCAACACTTCCTTTTAAAGCTTTTCTGTACAATAATACCATACGAATACTTTTTTATCAAGACTATTATTTTCGGTAATTTTATGAAATAGTAGAGTAATTAAACCTTTATAAGGCATTAAACCTTTGTAAAATATCTGAAAAAATTTCATCTTGGGTCATTTTATCTAAATCGTACCAAATATACTCATGATCATTTTTAAACCATGTAAATTGTCTTTTAGCATAATTTCTTGAATTTTTCTTTATTAACTCTTTAGCATCTTCTAAAGTTATCTCTTCATTTATATACGAAATTAACTCTGAATAACCTATGATATTTATTTTTTTTAATATATCTCCATACTTTTTATAAAGATATTTCACCTCTTCCAAAAGTCCATTTTCCATCATTATCTCTACTCTTAAATTTATTCTATCATATAGATGTTCTCTATCTCTTTCTAAAGCAACTTTTAAAAATTTAAAATTATTTCCTTTTATATTCTTTTTAGATAAAATCGAAAATTTCTCTCCAGTTTGATAGAAAACTTCTACTGCTCTTTCAACTCTTCTTTTGTTATTAGGATGAATACTCTCAGCACTTTCTGGATCAATTTCTTTTAAAATTTCAAAAAGTTTATCTCCATCTTCATTCATTAATTTCTCTCTTATAGCTAAATCACTTTCTGGTAAAGCAGATAGTCCTCTTACTACTGAATCTATATAAAGTCCAGTTCCTCCTACTAATAGAATATTTTTTTCTTCATTAGAATTTAATATTTCATCAACTTTTCTCTGATAATCACCAACACTATATTTTTTTACAGGTTCAACAACATCAATCATGTGATGTATAATCCCTTGCATCTCATTCTCTTCTATTTTAGCTGTTCCTATATTCATCTCTTCATACACTTGTGCAGAATCTGCCGAGATAATTTCAGCATTTAAAGCTTTTGCTAATTTTATTGATAATTCTGTTTTTCCTACTCCTGTAGGTCCGGCTATAACTATCCCTTTCAATTTTTCACCTCTAAAATTTTTAAATAGATAAAAAAGCTGAACCTAATGGCTCAGCTTAATAAACAATTCTTCATTACTCAACGAAATCAAATTCTGTATCAGCAATTCTTACTGTATCTCCATCTTCAACACCAGCATCTTTTAAAGCGTCTTCTAGTCCTAAATTTCTAAGCATATGTAAGAATGTAACAACCGATTCATCATCATGAGTTATGATATATTTAGCTAGCACGCCATCAACAATTGATCCGTCAACAACAAATACTCCATCTTCATCTTGTGTTACAACAAATGGTTCTTTTCTAGTTTTATTAGCTTTCAATACATCGATAATGTCAGCCTCTTCCTCTAGTTCTTCTCTCTCTGTTTCTTGTAAAACATGCCAAGTTCTATTTAAAACCTCTTTTAATCCATCACCTAAAATAACAGATACTGGGAACACTTCATTTCCTTGTGCTTCCACATGAGATTTAAACTCTTCATATTTATCCATATCCCAAATTAAATCCATTTTATTTGCCAAAACAATTTGTTTCTTATTTGCTAATTTTTCACTAAACTTTACTAACTCATTATTTATTCTCTCATAATCTTCAATTGGATCTCTTCCTTCAATTCCAGCCACATCTACTATATGATATATCATTTTACATCTTTCTATATGCTTTAAGAATTTATCTCCTAATCCTACTCCTTCATGAGCCCCTTCAATTAGTCCTGGTATATCTGCCACAACAAATGATCTACCTTCACCAAGTCTAACCACTCCTAATTTAGGCTCTAAAGTAGTAAAGTGATAGTTTCCAACTTTAGATTTAGCTGCTGATATTTTATTTATTAAACTTGATTTTCCAACAGAAGGGTATCCTACTAACGCAACATCTGCTAAAAGCTTTAATTCTAACTTAACTCTTAACTCTACACCCTCTTTTCCTTTTCCAGCCATTGTTGGTGTTCTTCTAACTGAGTTTTTGAAGTTTGTATTTCCTAAACCTCCTCTACCTCCTCTTAAAAGAACTCTTTCTTCACCAGGTATACTCATATCTAAAAGTAATTTTCCTGTTTCCATGTCTCTTACTTGAGTTCCAATTGGAACTTTTATTACTAAATTTTCTCCAAATTTTCCAAACATGTTTTTCTTTGCACCATTTTCACCATTTTCTGCTTGGAATAATTTTTTGTATTTGAAGTCTATTAGTGTATTTATATTAGAGTCAGCTACGAAAACTACGTCTCCTCCTCTACCTCCATCTCCACCATCTGGACCTCCAAATTGTATGCATTTTTCTCTTCTAAAAGTAGCGGCTCCATCTCCACCGTTACCTGCTTTTACCGTTATAATTACCTCATCTATAAACACAGTTATCTCCTCCAAATATATTCAATCTATAATATTAAATTCTAATTCATTTCAATGCGTTAATTGTTATATTCTACACCTTTTTCTAATATTTTGCAATTAAATTTACTATGTTTTTATTTAATATTTCTCATGTTTTGTGCTAAAATTAAATTATACACATTATTTTAATTTAGGAGGATTTTATGAA is a genomic window containing:
- the rny gene encoding ribonuclease Y yields the protein MNLMLGVGLAIVGFAIIFSIMYKKSTIDKKIEELNNLEDEKLKAKIKAKEILERAEKESLAKSKEIEIKAKETVYQMKEEAEKEIKIAKNELLQKEGRLAKKEETLESKIEKVESRAVELEEINQHLENKKTEIEDLKKVQEETLERISEMTRNEAKEMLISKLKDDLVHETALAIREYENKLEDEKDRLSKRILSTAIGKASSEFVADATVSVVNLPNDEMKGRIIGREGRNIRTIEALTGVDIIIDDTPEAVVLSSFDGVKREVARRAIEKLINDGRIHPGKIEEVVNKSRKEIDKDIIEAGEQALLELGIPGMHMEIIKTLGKLKYRTSYGQNVLTHSIEVAKLAANLAAELGADTKLAKRAGLLHDVGKVLDHDIEASHAIIGGEFLKKFGEKPAVINAVMAHHNEVEFESVEAILVQASDAISASRPGARRETLSTYLKRLEGLEEIATSFDGVESSYAIQAGREIRIIINPEIVSDDAATKMARDIAKRIEETMQYPGQIKVTILRETRAVEYAK
- the ruvB gene encoding Holliday junction branch migration DNA helicase RuvB, which encodes MDRIVSNEELEFEGEVQKNLRPKRLAEYIGQESLKEKMSIFIEAAKKRGGCIDHILLYGPPGLGKTTLAGVIATEMGVNLKITSGPILDKAGDLAAILTSLEENDILFIDEIHRLNTSVEEILYPAMEDGELDIIIGKGPSARSIRIELPPFTLIGATTRAGLLSSPLRDRFGVVHRMDYYKEDELEGIVKRGGAILGVKVEEDGAKEIALRSRGTPRIANRLLKRVRDYCEIKGNGVVDLNSAIKALSILGVDKQGLDELDRDIIKAIIENYGGGPVGVETLALMLGEDRRTIEEVYEPYLVKIGYIKRTSRGRMVTEKAYNHFEIKE
- a CDS encoding DUF445 domain-containing protein; protein product: MLVKALLLIVIGSMIGWVTNYIAIKMLFRPYKEINLGFFKIQGLIPKRRHEIGITLADTIQNELISLDDITKKLENANLDVEMERVIDSILEKKLASEITTRFPMIAMFLNESALNKIKDAIKGSIMENKDQIIGMLFETLEKNVDFKEIIVEKVDGFSLEELERITFSLAKKELKHIEIIGAILGGLIGVVQFVITVFI
- a CDS encoding alanine/glycine:cation symporter family protein; this encodes MFILESIVNFLNSILWGKNILVVLLIFSGVFFTVKTNFVQLRFLKHMVKLLTDKSNSDSENLSPFQAFCISTATRVGAGNLAGVVSAISIGGAGSIFWMWVVAFLGSATAFVETTLAMIFREKDKTGHFYGGPCFFLKNGLGKKSWGIAFVITGIICWAGVLQVVSNSVTESFNVAFNISPMVISALLTLLAAIVIFGKTDKTAKVLDKVVPIMAVMYLVIVFFIIIKNFALLPQVFSQIFSEAFGIRQGVGGTIGAIIMQGVKRGLFSNEAGTGSAPCAAASATVSHPVQQGLIQSLGVFVDTFIICTATALVMLLTKASVIDGLNGMELLQKSFNYHLGSTFGEIFVAIILFLFCFSTLLGICFYGKVNVKFLTDKEFGQILFKIFALSMIFIGGIQQNFFMWNLADLGLALMTIINLSGVFPLSKFAFDSLKDYQSRFNPIKA
- a CDS encoding STAS domain-containing protein, translating into MTTNFEIIEKTVDDVRVIKVCGELDALVAPKLKERIAKQIELDINKFVIDFSDLVHINSLAMGILRGKLRVVRDLGGDIKLVGLNDHIKTIFEMIGLDELFDIYATEEEAIASFR
- a CDS encoding RrF2 family transcriptional regulator, encoding MKISTKVRYGVKALVYIAEASQKGNLARIKEISESEDISVQYLEQILFKLKNENIIQGKRGPNGGYKLSMEPEDITLHELYKILDDEVKVIDCNENNKSKNCSCVDDECSTTCIWSKLDIAMTKILEDTTLAELIKNKDMI
- the obgE gene encoding GTPase ObgE; the protein is MFIDEVIITVKAGNGGDGAATFRREKCIQFGGPDGGDGGRGGDVVFVADSNINTLIDFKYKKLFQAENGENGAKKNMFGKFGENLVIKVPIGTQVRDMETGKLLLDMSIPGEERVLLRGGRGGLGNTNFKNSVRRTPTMAGKGKEGVELRVKLELKLLADVALVGYPSVGKSSLINKISAAKSKVGNYHFTTLEPKLGVVRLGEGRSFVVADIPGLIEGAHEGVGLGDKFLKHIERCKMIYHIVDVAGIEGRDPIEDYERINNELVKFSEKLANKKQIVLANKMDLIWDMDKYEEFKSHVEAQGNEVFPVSVILGDGLKEVLNRTWHVLQETEREELEEEADIIDVLKANKTRKEPFVVTQDEDGVFVVDGSIVDGVLAKYIITHDDESVVTFLHMLRNLGLEDALKDAGVEDGDTVRIADTEFDFVE
- a CDS encoding ATP-binding protein, whose product is MQNEIKLYVPSSLKNLSIIRAMTKTYLEHQKVEQKDIMKILSIVDELATNVIEHGYEYKSGDIIIELQKNNDIIHLVVEDNGVGFDESKISKDEGGMGLFLAKAMADNFKVEKKINGTKIKVEKRVKEEI
- the miaA gene encoding tRNA (adenosine(37)-N6)-dimethylallyltransferase MiaA, encoding MKGIVIAGPTGVGKTELSIKLAKALNAEIISADSAQVYEEMNIGTAKIEENEMQGIIHHMIDVVEPVKKYSVGDYQRKVDEILNSNEEKNILLVGGTGLYIDSVVRGLSALPESDLAIREKLMNEDGDKLFEILKEIDPESAESIHPNNKRRVERAVEVFYQTGEKFSILSKKNIKGNNFKFLKVALERDREHLYDRINLRVEIMMENGLLEEVKYLYKKYGDILKKINIIGYSELISYINEEITLEDAKELIKKNSRNYAKRQFTWFKNDHEYIWYDLDKMTQDEIFSDILQRFNAL